The Phycisphaerae bacterium RAS1 genome includes a region encoding these proteins:
- a CDS encoding N-acetylmuramoyl-L-alanine amidase: MATIYSELTAHEQDFATNKKAPYSKDGEIKNNEYTFANDTLESGGNSVSVVTLTTDDSSNYYYETETTKSLVVLHYTAGRLKGDVGALTTDGNHVSVSYVVARDGTIYRLFDDKYWSYHLGSGAVGGNELNSKRGVGIEISNAGWLELRNETELWAFVNPDVAGSGKHYCNTTDTDAYVKLDTPFREKEYFATYTDAQYTSTRSLLKYLAAQHSIPYEFLDETKRYELFATNTEAKDFKGIASHINFRSSGKWDIGQAFKWEKLTEDAPADTPAAPPAAGPAPAPAAPPAAPVSNSTAFALPIDLGKGLAVTEENRDLFYEHTELSNHGGYYPLGTNTVWHGGVHLHANVGKAVHACADGVIVAARLPSDAMLANGEYGSRAFILVQHQAPPGGFEPQKPKTVTGYTISSPTLNLRQTPGSSNKPADDVIGQLIAGDQLEATGEPVQVDGGLWAPVVVSNAADPILTGAEGYVSAHERYVTPLYAGGPPAAGTPGLAYYSLYVHLSTQALEVGNAGLADIAWLRADGGVVTAFKTLVNKLPLREKPLESQTWFTTLAKGAELRVVDAPEQGGDGKYNWRFIEVASGDTANAGKRGWIPAQPEWVQSIANIMPNTALLDALRSGNIVKPADFVKAHVGAGDKLWTMGEYGSPDYRSAMIHWEIFSQDNLVPSWRQAVDSEDDFNMDCQQILGLVEQDFFGSDEVLTADEIDRFYSTNPSSKLLRQWACQFASEWGVDLDTAIDKLKGRWFTGHLKERIAPYLWWDEAAAAGVPLPAGKKVWHYNPIALMDIAGRVAPGGGGLPSGEDSGPADIHLSVTFWSQYESGHGFEPGDTSCFKAAKSMAEAAGATVADPSHRIQVGLSEDEDGKLSIDSAAAEQGRKYIDRELEAGRPVVVGVSHADKSYNVDKLTDHFVLITGRKRDTAGNTTYMYHDPASGSKGADTNSNNRFSIESGTGKMYRDGKIADGGVVSRRFEVAMVRRNEEALA, from the coding sequence ATGGCGACCATCTACTCGGAACTCACGGCGCACGAGCAGGACTTCGCTACCAACAAAAAGGCGCCCTACTCGAAGGACGGCGAGATCAAGAACAACGAGTACACGTTCGCCAATGATACATTGGAGAGCGGCGGCAACTCGGTCAGCGTCGTCACGCTGACGACCGATGATTCGTCGAATTACTACTACGAAACCGAAACGACCAAGAGCCTGGTCGTCCTGCATTACACCGCCGGGCGCCTGAAGGGCGATGTCGGCGCACTCACCACCGACGGCAACCACGTCAGCGTCTCCTACGTCGTCGCACGCGACGGCACCATCTATCGCCTCTTCGACGACAAGTACTGGTCCTACCACCTCGGCTCAGGTGCGGTGGGCGGAAACGAGCTTAACTCGAAACGCGGCGTCGGCATCGAGATTTCCAACGCCGGCTGGCTGGAGCTGCGCAACGAAACCGAGCTCTGGGCGTTTGTAAACCCGGACGTCGCCGGCTCCGGCAAGCACTACTGCAATACGACCGACACCGACGCGTATGTAAAGCTCGACACGCCCTTTCGCGAGAAGGAGTACTTCGCAACCTACACGGACGCGCAGTACACCTCGACCCGCTCGCTGCTGAAGTACCTTGCCGCCCAGCACAGCATTCCGTACGAGTTTCTTGACGAAACCAAGCGCTACGAGCTGTTCGCCACGAACACCGAAGCGAAAGACTTCAAAGGCATCGCCTCGCACATCAACTTCCGCAGCTCGGGCAAATGGGACATCGGCCAGGCGTTCAAATGGGAAAAACTGACCGAGGACGCGCCGGCCGACACGCCTGCCGCGCCGCCGGCCGCCGGTCCGGCGCCTGCGCCCGCAGCGCCGCCCGCCGCGCCCGTCTCGAACTCGACCGCCTTCGCGCTGCCCATCGACCTGGGCAAAGGACTGGCCGTCACCGAAGAGAACCGCGATCTCTTCTACGAACACACCGAGCTGTCGAATCACGGCGGCTACTACCCGCTCGGCACGAACACCGTCTGGCATGGCGGCGTACACTTGCATGCCAATGTCGGCAAGGCGGTGCATGCCTGCGCCGACGGCGTCATCGTCGCCGCCCGCCTGCCGTCCGACGCGATGCTCGCCAACGGCGAATATGGCAGCCGCGCGTTCATTCTCGTGCAGCACCAGGCCCCGCCGGGTGGGTTCGAACCGCAGAAGCCCAAGACCGTGACGGGTTACACCATTTCTTCGCCCACGCTCAACCTGCGGCAGACGCCCGGCTCCTCGAACAAGCCGGCCGACGACGTGATCGGACAGCTCATCGCCGGCGATCAGTTGGAGGCGACGGGCGAGCCGGTGCAGGTCGACGGCGGCCTGTGGGCGCCGGTCGTTGTATCGAACGCGGCCGACCCGATCCTGACCGGCGCGGAAGGGTACGTCTCGGCGCACGAAAGATACGTCACTCCGCTCTACGCCGGCGGGCCGCCCGCCGCCGGCACGCCGGGCTTGGCGTACTACTCGCTCTACGTGCATCTCAGCACGCAGGCCCTGGAGGTCGGCAACGCCGGCCTGGCGGACATCGCCTGGCTTCGGGCCGACGGCGGCGTGGTGACGGCGTTCAAGACGCTGGTGAACAAGCTGCCGCTGCGCGAGAAGCCGCTGGAGTCTCAGACCTGGTTCACGACGCTGGCCAAGGGCGCCGAGCTGCGCGTCGTCGACGCCCCGGAGCAGGGCGGCGACGGCAAGTACAACTGGCGCTTCATCGAAGTGGCCAGCGGCGACACGGCCAACGCCGGTAAGCGCGGCTGGATTCCGGCCCAGCCCGAGTGGGTGCAGTCGATCGCGAACATCATGCCGAACACCGCCCTGCTCGACGCGCTGCGCTCGGGAAACATCGTCAAGCCGGCCGATTTCGTCAAAGCGCACGTCGGCGCCGGCGACAAGCTGTGGACGATGGGGGAGTACGGCTCGCCCGATTACCGCTCGGCCATGATCCACTGGGAGATCTTCTCGCAGGACAACCTGGTTCCCTCCTGGCGCCAGGCGGTGGACAGCGAAGACGACTTCAACATGGACTGCCAGCAGATACTCGGGCTGGTCGAGCAGGATTTCTTCGGCTCCGACGAGGTGCTGACCGCCGACGAGATCGACCGCTTCTATTCCACCAATCCCAGCTCGAAGCTGCTGCGGCAGTGGGCCTGCCAGTTTGCCAGCGAGTGGGGCGTCGATCTGGACACCGCCATCGACAAGCTCAAGGGCCGCTGGTTCACCGGCCACCTGAAAGAGCGCATCGCCCCCTACCTCTGGTGGGATGAAGCCGCGGCCGCCGGCGTCCCCCTTCCGGCCGGCAAGAAAGTCTGGCACTACAACCCGATCGCGCTGATGGACATCGCCGGTCGTGTGGCCCCCGGCGGCGGTGGGTTGCCGTCGGGTGAAGACAGCGGCCCGGCCGACATTCACCTGTCGGTCACGTTCTGGAGTCAGTACGAATCCGGCCACGGCTTCGAGCCTGGCGACACGTCGTGCTTCAAGGCGGCCAAGTCGATGGCGGAGGCCGCGGGCGCGACGGTCGCCGACCCGTCGCACCGCATCCAGGTCGGGTTGTCGGAAGATGAAGACGGGAAGTTGTCGATCGACAGCGCCGCCGCCGAGCAGGGTCGCAAGTACATCGACCGGGAGCTGGAAGCCGGCCGGCCGGTAGTAGTCGGCGTCAGTCACGCGGACAAGTCGTACAACGTGGACAAGCTGACGGATCACTTTGTGCTGATCACCGGGCGCAAGCGCGACACCGCCGGGAACACGACCTACATGTATCACGACCCGGCTTCCGGGTCGAAGGGCGCCGACACGAACTCGAACAACCGATTCTCGATCGAGTCCGGAACGGGCAAGATGTACCGCGACGGCAAGATCGCCGATGGCGGCGTAGTCAGCCGGCGTTTCGAGGTCGCCATGGTCCGCCGAAATGAGGAAGCGCTGGCGTAG